From Roseibium alexandrii DFL-11, the proteins below share one genomic window:
- a CDS encoding acetate/propionate family kinase, with product MGGILVLNSGSSSIKFALFDESLDETLSGSATEIGGASDLKISSKDLVTKEASADLPDHAAALRAILNAVQTEGVDIANLAGAGHRVVHGGSVLQAAIRVDGQVIAEIERCSDLAPLHNPHNLAAIMALRDLAPDLVQVACFDTAFHASNPEVARRYALPDWPEMETLRRYGFHGISYQGLIKKLADVSETGVPNRLLAFHLGNGASLCAIKSGQSVATTMGYSPLEGLTMGTRTGNIDGNLVLRLAEENGIEDTKELLNKKSGLLGLGGLSDMRTLHAAETDASRFAVEHFCYWAVRHAGSMIAAMGGLDGIAFTGGIGENDAVVRQKIISGLRFLGATCDPQSNDSNRSRIDVSGSTVPIWIVKAEEEKTIAAETQKLIA from the coding sequence ATGGGTGGTATCCTTGTCCTGAACTCCGGATCCTCGTCCATCAAGTTCGCTCTCTTCGATGAAAGCCTGGATGAAACACTGTCTGGAAGCGCCACTGAAATCGGTGGCGCTTCTGACCTTAAAATCTCATCCAAGGACTTGGTGACCAAGGAAGCTTCGGCCGACTTGCCGGACCACGCAGCCGCACTGCGTGCGATCCTGAACGCGGTCCAAACAGAGGGCGTCGACATCGCAAACCTGGCCGGCGCCGGTCACCGTGTTGTCCATGGCGGTTCGGTGCTTCAGGCGGCGATCCGTGTAGATGGGCAAGTCATTGCTGAGATTGAACGTTGCAGTGATCTGGCCCCCTTACACAATCCGCACAATCTGGCTGCAATCATGGCCCTCAGGGATTTGGCTCCGGACCTGGTGCAAGTGGCCTGTTTCGACACGGCATTCCATGCGTCGAACCCGGAGGTTGCCCGCCGCTATGCCTTGCCCGACTGGCCGGAGATGGAAACACTTCGGCGGTATGGATTTCATGGCATTTCGTATCAGGGGCTTATCAAGAAACTGGCTGACGTTTCCGAAACCGGTGTGCCGAATCGCCTTCTCGCCTTTCATCTTGGCAATGGTGCAAGCCTGTGTGCGATCAAGTCCGGACAATCCGTGGCAACGACAATGGGATATTCGCCTCTGGAAGGTCTCACCATGGGTACCCGGACCGGGAATATTGACGGCAATCTGGTCTTGCGGCTGGCCGAGGAAAACGGAATTGAAGACACCAAGGAGCTCTTGAACAAAAAGAGCGGTCTCTTGGGCCTCGGCGGTTTGTCCGACATGCGCACCCTGCATGCGGCAGAGACAGACGCATCTCGTTTTGCGGTCGAGCATTTCTGCTACTGGGCTGTTCGCCATGCCGGATCGATGATCGCGGCAATGGGCGGATTGGATGGAATTGCGTTCACCGGCGGCATTGGTGAAAACGATGCTGTTGTGCGCCAGAAGATCATTTCTGGATTGAGATTTCTTGGTGCGACCTGCGATCCGCAGTCCAATGACAGCAACAGGTCCCGCATTGATGTTTCTGGCTCAACCGTTCCGATCTGGATCGTAAAGGCCGAAGAAGAGAAAACGATCGCAGCCGAGACGCAAAAACTCATCGCATAG
- a CDS encoding helix-turn-helix domain-containing protein — protein sequence MANLGADLRALRKTKGLTLTELAERLGKSVGWLSQIERGISKLSSEDIDRMAGVFDVPPSLLGSRQGPNPKEDGKIVRASDRRMIGERAPGLVEQLLPPDLTDSFEVIHSTFLPGSERNDEIMRPTQELAFLVSGKLKIWLEGEPFLIRKGDSFRIRGEKYCWANPYSEPAVAVWIISPPVY from the coding sequence ATGGCCAATTTGGGTGCGGATTTACGCGCACTTCGCAAGACAAAAGGGCTGACGTTAACAGAACTTGCCGAACGTCTTGGCAAGTCGGTCGGCTGGCTCAGTCAGATCGAGCGCGGTATCTCGAAACTGTCGAGCGAAGATATCGATCGCATGGCCGGTGTGTTTGACGTGCCGCCGTCGCTTTTGGGCTCAAGGCAGGGACCAAACCCCAAGGAAGACGGCAAAATCGTTCGCGCGTCCGATCGCCGGATGATAGGTGAGCGGGCTCCCGGACTTGTCGAGCAATTGCTTCCCCCGGATCTGACCGACAGTTTTGAGGTCATCCATTCCACGTTTCTTCCAGGTTCTGAACGCAACGACGAAATCATGCGGCCAACTCAGGAACTCGCGTTTCTCGTGTCTGGCAAGCTGAAAATCTGGCTTGAGGGCGAGCCGTTTCTCATTCGAAAGGGCGATTCCTTCCGTATTCGCGGCGAGAAGTACTGCTGGGCAAATCCGTATTCTGAACCGGCAGTTGCCGTTTGGATCATTTCACCGCCCGTTTATTGA